In Candidatus Eremiobacterota bacterium, a single window of DNA contains:
- a CDS encoding phage Gp37/Gp68 family protein, with the protein MSQGSAIEWTDATWNPVTGCTKVSPGCDNCYAATFAERFRGVKGHPYERGFELTLRPERIAQPLTWKKPQRVFVNSMSDLFHRDVPDAFIESVFETMAAAATHQFQVLTKRAERLERLSSRLRFADNIWVGVSVESPSYYWRIRHLQRVPASVRFLSCEPLLDALPALPLMGIHWVIVGGESGPRSRPIETAWVQDIRMQCNAQHIAFFFKQWGGRQKKKAGRRLNGRTYDAMPKPLRRYGNVI; encoded by the coding sequence ATGAGCCAGGGGTCTGCGATCGAGTGGACGGACGCGACATGGAATCCGGTAACGGGCTGCACGAAGGTTAGCCCCGGCTGCGACAACTGTTACGCGGCTACGTTCGCCGAGCGTTTTCGCGGCGTCAAAGGTCATCCGTACGAGCGCGGGTTTGAACTTACGCTGCGTCCGGAACGAATCGCGCAGCCGCTCACTTGGAAGAAGCCGCAGCGCGTCTTTGTGAACTCGATGAGTGATCTGTTCCATCGAGACGTGCCCGACGCGTTCATCGAGAGCGTGTTCGAGACGATGGCGGCTGCGGCGACTCATCAGTTTCAAGTTCTCACAAAACGAGCCGAACGGCTAGAACGCCTAAGCTCGCGTCTTCGCTTCGCCGACAATATCTGGGTTGGGGTAAGCGTCGAGTCTCCCAGCTACTACTGGCGAATTAGACACTTGCAACGAGTGCCAGCCTCTGTGCGCTTTTTATCGTGCGAACCGCTGCTAGATGCTCTGCCGGCGCTTCCGCTTATGGGTATCCATTGGGTCATCGTTGGCGGCGAAAGTGGCCCCCGCTCGCGTCCGATCGAAACGGCGTGGGTCCAGGACATTCGCATGCAGTGCAACGCACAGCATATTGCCTTTTTCTTCAAACAGTGGGGCGGGCGTCAGAAGAAAAAGGCGGGCCGTCGCTTAAACGGACGTACATACGACGCAATGCCGAAGCCACTGCGCCGCTACGGGAATGTGATATAG